The Engraulis encrasicolus isolate BLACKSEA-1 chromosome 4, IST_EnEncr_1.0, whole genome shotgun sequence genome includes a window with the following:
- the il17c gene encoding interleukin-17C isoform X2, with the protein MNTRMLLLLTTVAIGIMCCASDSEGCKREDRAWKHLRKHWRHGHPLLLTPTPVTDSEAPKSCRDFIQDQCRSPSKDLSNRSLSPWRYRIDEDENRIPQRIGVAECLCNHCIINGKEDSTYNSVPVMQTMMFVRRTPCPAEPGNYTFKTEFKSVPVACTCVTPIS; encoded by the exons ATGAACACACGCATG CTTCTTCTCTTGACCACTGTCGCAATTGGGATTATGTGCTGCGCTTCGGACTCAGAAGGATGCAAGCGCGAGGACCGCGCCTGGAAGCACCTGCGCAAGCACTGGAGGCATGGGCATCCTCTGTTGCTGACACCGACTCCCGTGACAGACAGCGAAGCACCTAAAAGCTGCCGGGACTTCATCCAGGACCAATGCCGGTCCCCGTCTAAAGACCTCAGTAACCGCTCGCTCTCCCCCTGGCGGTACAG aatCGACGAGGATGAAAACAGGATTCCGCAAAGGATTGGAGTGGCAGAGTGCCTGTGCAACCACTGCATCATAAACGGCAAGGAAGACTCGACCTACAACTCCGTCCCAGTCATGCAAACCATGATGTTCGTCCGGAGGACACCGTGTCCTGCTGAGCCCGGGAACTATACCTTTAAAACAGAATTTAAGTCCGTACCGGTGGCATGTACATGTGTCACTCCTATATCATAG
- the il17c gene encoding interleukin-17C isoform X1, with translation MSRHLCDLSLNIHLIFQLLLLTTVAIGIMCCASDSEGCKREDRAWKHLRKHWRHGHPLLLTPTPVTDSEAPKSCRDFIQDQCRSPSKDLSNRSLSPWRYRIDEDENRIPQRIGVAECLCNHCIINGKEDSTYNSVPVMQTMMFVRRTPCPAEPGNYTFKTEFKSVPVACTCVTPIS, from the exons ATGTCTCGCCACCTCTGTGATTTGTCACTAAACATCCACCTCATTTTCCAGCTTCTTCTCTTGACCACTGTCGCAATTGGGATTATGTGCTGCGCTTCGGACTCAGAAGGATGCAAGCGCGAGGACCGCGCCTGGAAGCACCTGCGCAAGCACTGGAGGCATGGGCATCCTCTGTTGCTGACACCGACTCCCGTGACAGACAGCGAAGCACCTAAAAGCTGCCGGGACTTCATCCAGGACCAATGCCGGTCCCCGTCTAAAGACCTCAGTAACCGCTCGCTCTCCCCCTGGCGGTACAG aatCGACGAGGATGAAAACAGGATTCCGCAAAGGATTGGAGTGGCAGAGTGCCTGTGCAACCACTGCATCATAAACGGCAAGGAAGACTCGACCTACAACTCCGTCCCAGTCATGCAAACCATGATGTTCGTCCGGAGGACACCGTGTCCTGCTGAGCCCGGGAACTATACCTTTAAAACAGAATTTAAGTCCGTACCGGTGGCATGTACATGTGTCACTCCTATATCATAG